One Diospyros lotus cultivar Yz01 chromosome 1, ASM1463336v1, whole genome shotgun sequence genomic window carries:
- the LOC127788692 gene encoding uncharacterized protein LOC127788692 isoform X1 — MQFFGGSEISPSPPAPTASGNNCHMMYVFNRNGVCLLYREWNRLLHTLNSQQDHKLMFGLLFSLKSLTAKMDPTRYFRVSILFRAEKGNLGVPQLPGQGCSFHSFRTNTYKLSFMETPSGIKIILVTHPRTGDLRESLKYIYNLYVEYVVKNPLYTPGTLIRCDLFNKTLDQYVRGLG; from the exons ATGCAGTTCTTTGGAGGGTCGGAGATCAGCCCATCGCCGCCGGCACCGACGGCGTCGGGAAACAACTGCCACATGATGTACGTGTTCAACAGGAACGGCGTTTGCTTGCTCTACAGGGAGTGGAATCGCCTGCTCCACACCCTCAACTCCCAGCAGGACCACAAGCTTATGTTCGGCCTACTCTTCTCTCTCAAGTCCCTAACTGCAAAGATGGATCCCACTAGGTATTTTCGAGTTTCAATATTATTCCG TGCAGAGAAAGGAAATCTTGGGGTGCCTCAGTTGCCTGGACAAGGGTGCTCATTTCACAGCTTTCGAACAAATACATACAAACTTAGTTTCATGGAGACTCCATCTGGTATAAAG ATCATCCTTGTTACACATCCCAGAACTGGTGATCTAAGGGAGTCCTTGAAGTATATCTACAATTTGTATGTTGAATATGTTGTTAAGAATCCACTCTATACTCCAGGAACTCTAATTAG
- the LOC127788692 gene encoding uncharacterized protein LOC127788692 isoform X2 translates to MQFFGGSEISPSPPAPTASGNNCHMMYVFNRNGVCLLYREWNRLLHTLNSQQDHKLMFGLLFSLKSLTAKMDPTSAEKGNLGVPQLPGQGCSFHSFRTNTYKLSFMETPSGIKIILVTHPRTGDLRESLKYIYNLYVEYVVKNPLYTPGTLIRCDLFNKTLDQYVRGLG, encoded by the exons ATGCAGTTCTTTGGAGGGTCGGAGATCAGCCCATCGCCGCCGGCACCGACGGCGTCGGGAAACAACTGCCACATGATGTACGTGTTCAACAGGAACGGCGTTTGCTTGCTCTACAGGGAGTGGAATCGCCTGCTCCACACCCTCAACTCCCAGCAGGACCACAAGCTTATGTTCGGCCTACTCTTCTCTCTCAAGTCCCTAACTGCAAAGATGGATCCCACTAG TGCAGAGAAAGGAAATCTTGGGGTGCCTCAGTTGCCTGGACAAGGGTGCTCATTTCACAGCTTTCGAACAAATACATACAAACTTAGTTTCATGGAGACTCCATCTGGTATAAAG ATCATCCTTGTTACACATCCCAGAACTGGTGATCTAAGGGAGTCCTTGAAGTATATCTACAATTTGTATGTTGAATATGTTGTTAAGAATCCACTCTATACTCCAGGAACTCTAATTAG